A stretch of the Malus sylvestris chromosome 10, drMalSylv7.2, whole genome shotgun sequence genome encodes the following:
- the LOC126585480 gene encoding transcription factor GTE7-like, with the protein MASAVLANRNEPNWPQQPRGGGAGAGGGFMGKVPFSSSNTNRNPNPKKRQFQAHHPDFNDESPAVTQTASDDASSINHHRRSNTNDVNLVHSQYVSFNIASYSGKELVELKNRLLFELDQIRVLKNRIEAGDFNPKSAHKKPIGNKKMAGSKRPLPVVHGKESSSNSKRSHLENGDLMKNCGQVLSKLMKQKYAWIFNKPVDVVALGLHDYYDIIKKPMDLGTVKTYLAKGLYLTPSDFAADVRLTFENAMRYNPQGHEVYNFANQLRSRFEELFQPLIDKHGDEFRSEKGSDEELQASSWNHVEPERVSRRETPVRIEKKPEPVRPPPVRSSPVPAPVSSSNPSSNPALAHSSPVRTSSQLKGSGVKPLKQPKPKAKDPNKRNMSMEEKQKLGIGLQSLPQEKMEQVVQIIRKRNGHLKQDGDEIELDIEAVDTETLWELDRLVTNWKKMVSKIKRQALMGNANSNSNSNIASNRGHREQPACEKVEVASTAEHKRSKKGEAGDEDVDIGDDMPMSSFPPVEIEKDVGGHASSDSSSSSGSSSSGSSSSSDSDSGSSSGSDSDDDNAQS; encoded by the exons ATGGCGTCCGCCGTCTTAGCGAACCGGAACGAACCCAATTGGCCGCAGCAACCCAGAGGTGGAGGAGCCGGAGCCGGAGGAGGATTCATGGGGAAAGTtcccttttcttcttcaaaCACTAACcgtaaccctaaccctaaaaagCGACAATTCCAAGCTCATCATCCCGATTTCAACGATGAGTCGCCGGCCGTCACTCAGACTGCATCAGATGACGCTTCGTCGATCAACCACCATCGGCGATCGAACACGAACGACGTAAATCTCGTTCACTCCCAATACGTCAGCTTCAACATCGCGAGCTATTCGGGAAAAGAGCTGGTTGAGCTCAAGAACCGCCTCCTCTTTGAGCTCGACCAGATTCGCGTTCTCAAGAACCGAATTGAAGCCGGCGACTTCAACCCTAAGTCGGCTCATAAGAAGCCGATCGGCAACAAGAAGATGGCTGGGTCGAAACGGCCCTTGCCGGTCGTTCACGGCAAGGAATCAAGTTCCAATTCCAAGAGGTCGCATTTGGAAAATGGGGATTTGATGAAGAATTGCGGGCAGGTATTATCCAAGCTGATGAAGCAGAAGTATGCCTGGATCTTCAACAAACCAGTTGATGTAGTTGCGTTGGGCCTTCACGATTACTACGACATCATCAAGAAACCGATGGATCTCGGCACCGTCAAAACCTATCTCGCCAAGGGTCTCTATCTAACGCCTTCTGATTTTGCAGCTGATGTGAGATTGACTTTCGAGAATGCCATGCGGTACAATCCCCAAGGCCACGAGGTCTACAATTTTGCCAATCAGCTTCGTTCGAGGTTCGAGGAGTTGTTTCAGCCTCTGATTGACAAACACGGGGATGAGTTCCGGTCCGAAAAGGGTTCTGATGAGGAATTGCAGGCGAGTTCCTGGAACCATGTTGAGCCCGAGAGGGTTTCAAGGAGGGAGACGCCTGTTCGGATAGAGAAGAAACCTGAGCCGGTTCGGCCTCCGCCAGTTCGATCGTCTCCCGTTCCAGCTCCTGTGAGCTCATCAAACCCGTCGTCGAATCCAGCATTGGCGCATTCTTCTCCTGTGAGGACGAGTTCACAGTTGAAGGGGTCGGGAGTGAAGCCATTGAAGCAGCCGAAGCCAAAGGCGAAGGACCCAAACAAGAGGAATATGAGTATGGAGGAGAAGCAAAAGTTGGGAATTGGGTTGCAGAGTTTGCCTCAGGAGAAGATGGAGCAGGTTGTGCAGATTATAAGGAAGAGGAATGGGCATTTGAAGCAGGATGGGGACGAGATTGAGCTTGACATTGAGGCCGTTGATACGGAGACCCTTTGGGAGCTTGATCGGCTTGTGACGAATTGGAAGAAGATGGTTAGCAAGATTAAGCGGCAAGCATTGATGGGTAACGCCAACAGCAACAGCAATAGCAACATTGCTTCAAACAGAGGGCACCGG GAACAACCTGCTTGTGAGAAAGTTGAAGTTGCATCAACTGCGGAGCATAAGAGGTCGAAAAAAGGTGAAGCGGGAGATGAAGACGTGGACATTGGCGATGACATGCCAATGAGCAGCTTCCCACCAGTGGAGATTGAGAAAGATGTCGGTGGCCATGCTAGTAGTGATAGTTCAAGCAGCTCTGGTAGTTCGAGCAGTGGCTCCTCCTCATCAAGCG ATTCAGATTCTGGAAGTTCTTCAGGGAGTGACTCAGATGACGATAACGCTCAATCCTAG